In a genomic window of Streptomyces sp. NBC_01231:
- a CDS encoding DUF47 family protein yields the protein MRFRLTPRETSFYDMFAASADNIVTGSKLLMELLGADASARAEIAERMRAAEHAGDDATHAIFHQLNSSFITPFDREDIYNLASSLDDIMDFMEEAVDLVVLYNVEELPKGVEQQVEVLARAAELTAEAMPNLRTMDNLTEYWIEVNRLENQADQIHRKLLAMLFNGKYEAIEVLKLKQIVDVLEEAADAFEHVANTVETIAVKES from the coding sequence GTGCGCTTTCGTCTGACCCCCAGGGAGACGAGCTTCTACGACATGTTCGCCGCATCCGCGGACAACATCGTCACGGGCTCGAAGCTCCTGATGGAACTGCTCGGGGCGGACGCTTCCGCCCGGGCCGAGATCGCAGAGCGTATGCGGGCCGCGGAACACGCCGGTGACGACGCCACGCATGCGATCTTCCACCAGCTGAACTCCTCGTTCATCACGCCGTTCGACCGCGAGGACATCTACAACCTCGCGTCCTCCCTCGACGACATCATGGACTTCATGGAGGAGGCCGTCGACCTGGTCGTCCTCTACAACGTGGAGGAACTGCCCAAGGGCGTCGAGCAGCAGGTCGAGGTACTGGCACGGGCGGCCGAGCTGACCGCCGAGGCGATGCCGAACCTGCGCACGATGGACAACCTCACCGAGTACTGGATCGAGGTCAACCGGCTGGAGAACCAGGCGGACCAGATCCACCGCAAGCTGCTCGCCATGCTCTTCAACGGCAAGTACGAAGCCATCGAGGTGCTCAAACTCAAGCAGATCGTGGACGTGCTCGAGGAAGCCGCCGACGCGTTCGAGCATGTGGCGAACACGGTGGAGACCATCGCAGTCAAGGAGTCCTGA
- a CDS encoding inorganic phosphate transporter produces MDTLALVATIAVALFFTYTNGFHDSANAIATSVSTRALTPRAALAMAAVMNLAGAFLGSGVAKTVSEGLIETPQGSKGMGILFAALVGAITWNLVTWYFGLPSSSSHALFGGMVGAALAGGTTVYWSGVLDKVVIPMFISPVVGLVVGYLVMTAILWLFRRSNPHKAKRGFRIAQTVSAAGMALGHGLQDAQKTMGIVVMALVIADAEDYGDPIPVWVKIVCAVMLSLGTYAGGWRIMRTLGRKIIELDPPQGFAAETTGASIMFTTAFIFKAPISTTHVITSAIMGVGATKRVNAVRWGVAKNIILGWFITMPAAALVAAGAFGVVNLAFL; encoded by the coding sequence ATGGACACCTTGGCTCTGGTCGCGACCATCGCGGTCGCGCTCTTCTTCACGTACACGAACGGCTTCCACGACTCGGCGAACGCGATCGCCACGTCGGTCTCGACGCGCGCGCTCACGCCTCGGGCCGCGCTCGCGATGGCGGCTGTCATGAACCTTGCCGGTGCGTTTCTCGGCTCCGGGGTCGCCAAGACCGTCAGCGAGGGGCTGATCGAGACACCCCAGGGGTCCAAGGGGATGGGCATCCTCTTCGCGGCGCTGGTCGGTGCGATCACCTGGAACCTGGTCACCTGGTACTTCGGGCTGCCGTCGTCCTCGTCGCACGCGCTGTTCGGCGGGATGGTCGGGGCGGCGCTGGCCGGCGGTACGACCGTGTACTGGAGCGGGGTGCTGGACAAGGTCGTCATCCCGATGTTCATCTCGCCGGTGGTGGGCCTGGTCGTCGGCTACCTGGTGATGACGGCGATCCTGTGGCTCTTCAGGCGCTCCAACCCGCACAAGGCCAAGCGCGGCTTCCGGATAGCGCAGACCGTGTCGGCGGCCGGTATGGCACTCGGACACGGCCTCCAGGACGCGCAGAAGACCATGGGCATCGTGGTGATGGCGCTGGTCATCGCGGACGCCGAGGACTACGGCGACCCGATCCCGGTATGGGTCAAGATCGTGTGCGCGGTGATGCTGTCACTGGGCACCTACGCGGGCGGCTGGCGGATCATGCGGACGCTCGGCCGGAAGATCATCGAGCTGGACCCGCCCCAGGGGTTCGCGGCGGAGACGACCGGCGCGTCGATCATGTTCACCACCGCGTTCATCTTCAAGGCACCGATCTCGACGACCCACGTCATCACGTCCGCGATCATGGGCGTCGGCGCGACGAAGCGGGTGAACGCCGTGCGGTGGGGTGTCGCCAAGAACATCATCCTCGGCTGGTTCATCACGATGCCGGCGGCGGCGCTGGTGGCGGCGGGGGCGTTCGGCGTGGTGAACCTGGCGTTCCTGTAG
- the pstB gene encoding phosphate ABC transporter ATP-binding protein PstB — protein MAKRIDVSGLTAYYGSHKAIEDISMTVEPRSVTAFIGPSGCGKSTFLRTLNRMHEVTSGGRVEGKVLLDDEDLYGHGIDPVSVRREVGMVFQRPNPFPTMSIFDNVAAGLRLNGSYKKSELSDTVEKSLKGANLWNEVKDRLNKPGSGLSGGQQQRLCIARAIAVEPNVLLMDEPCSALDPISTLAIEDLIGELKERFTIVIVTHNMQQAARVSDRTAFFNLAAVGQPGRLIEIDDTERIFSNPSVQATEDYISGRFG, from the coding sequence ATGGCCAAGCGAATCGACGTAAGCGGGCTCACCGCCTACTACGGATCCCACAAGGCGATCGAGGACATCTCGATGACGGTCGAGCCGCGTTCGGTGACGGCCTTCATCGGCCCGTCCGGCTGCGGCAAGTCGACGTTCCTGCGCACGCTGAACCGGATGCACGAGGTCACCTCGGGCGGCCGGGTCGAGGGCAAGGTGCTGCTGGACGACGAGGACCTGTACGGGCATGGCATCGACCCGGTGTCCGTGCGCCGCGAGGTCGGCATGGTGTTCCAGCGTCCGAACCCGTTCCCCACGATGTCGATCTTCGACAACGTGGCGGCGGGGCTGCGGCTGAACGGCAGCTACAAGAAGTCGGAGCTGAGCGACACCGTCGAGAAGTCCCTCAAGGGCGCGAACCTCTGGAACGAGGTGAAGGACCGCCTGAACAAGCCGGGCTCCGGTCTGTCCGGTGGCCAGCAGCAGCGTCTGTGCATCGCGCGGGCGATCGCTGTGGAGCCGAACGTGCTGCTCATGGACGAGCCGTGCTCGGCCCTGGACCCGATCTCGACGCTTGCCATCGAGGACCTGATCGGTGAGCTGAAGGAACGCTTCACGATCGTCATCGTGACGCACAACATGCAGCAGGCGGCTCGTGTCTCCGACCGCACCGCGTTCTTCAACCTCGCGGCGGTCGGGCAGCCCGGCAGGCTGATCGAGATCGACGACACGGAGCGGATCTTCTCCAACCCGTCGGTCCAGGCCACGGAGGACTACATCTCCGGCCGCTTCGGCTGA
- the pstA gene encoding phosphate ABC transporter permease PstA has translation MSTAVADKRPSTLQGARLPRWAPYAIAAGSVAVAIGIGLAAGLDSKVQQGLIAGIIFLLATFGAAAGVEGRRQAKDRLATSLVWVAFLLAVVPLVSLVWTTVTRGVKVLDIYFLTHSMGLIADTEPGGGIYHAIIGSLEQVGLATLIAAPIGVLTAIYLVEYGRGNLARSVTFFVDVMTGIPSIVAGLFILSIMLMFDMQPFGFAGSLALAILMMPVVVRSTEEMLKLVPNELREASLALGVPKWRTILKVVLPTSIGGIATGIMLAVARIAGETAPVLLLVWGNSLINSNPFEGAQQSLPLYIYQQYANSAGSGAAYDRAWAAALTLIAFVMILNLVARGIARWKAPKTGR, from the coding sequence ATGAGCACCGCAGTCGCCGACAAGCGCCCCAGCACCCTGCAGGGCGCCAGACTCCCCAGGTGGGCGCCGTACGCCATCGCGGCCGGCTCCGTCGCCGTGGCCATCGGCATCGGCCTGGCCGCCGGCCTGGACAGCAAGGTCCAGCAGGGCCTGATCGCCGGGATCATCTTCCTCCTCGCCACGTTCGGGGCCGCCGCCGGCGTCGAGGGGCGTCGGCAGGCCAAGGACCGGCTCGCGACCTCGCTGGTCTGGGTCGCCTTCCTGCTCGCCGTGGTGCCGCTGGTCTCCCTGGTGTGGACCACCGTCACGCGCGGTGTGAAGGTCCTCGACATCTACTTCCTGACCCACTCGATGGGCCTGATCGCGGACACCGAGCCGGGCGGCGGTATCTACCACGCCATCATCGGCAGCCTGGAGCAGGTGGGCCTGGCCACGCTGATCGCCGCCCCGATCGGTGTGCTCACCGCGATCTACCTGGTCGAGTACGGGCGCGGCAACCTGGCCCGCTCGGTCACCTTCTTCGTGGACGTCATGACGGGCATCCCGTCGATCGTCGCGGGCCTGTTCATCCTCAGCATCATGCTGATGTTCGACATGCAGCCCTTCGGGTTCGCCGGTTCGCTCGCGCTGGCCATCCTGATGATGCCGGTCGTCGTCCGCTCCACTGAGGAGATGCTCAAGCTCGTCCCGAACGAGTTGCGAGAGGCCTCTCTGGCGCTCGGTGTCCCCAAGTGGCGCACGATCCTGAAGGTGGTCCTGCCGACCTCGATCGGCGGCATCGCGACCGGCATCATGCTGGCGGTCGCCCGTATCGCGGGCGAGACCGCGCCGGTGCTGCTGCTGGTGTGGGGCAACTCGCTCATCAACAGCAACCCCTTCGAGGGTGCGCAGCAGTCGCTTCCGCTGTACATCTATCAGCAGTACGCGAACAGCGCGGGCTCCGGTGCGGCCTACGACCGTGCCTGGGCGGCGGCTCTGACCCTCATCGCGTTCGTGATGATCCTCAATCTGGTGGCCCGCGGGATCGCCCGCTGGAAGGCCCCCAAGACCGGTCGCTAA
- the pstC gene encoding phosphate ABC transporter permease subunit PstC, translating into MDISTKNTEAPPPVPPPTAAEQKRAARGATRPGDRIFLGLSRGSGILLLVIMAAIAGFLTYRASMAISKDEANFFTAFEWNTTLLPPKFGIAVLAFGTVVSSIIAMVIAVPIAVAIALFLTHYAPRRLSGPIAYVIDLLAAVPSIVYGLWGALILVPNMTGLFGWLDKYLGWTGIFSWQGGAPRSMLTVGILLAIMILPIITNVSREVFRQAPQMIEEAALALGATRWEVIRMAVIPFGRSGVISASMLGLGRALGETMAVATVLSPTFDIQASLLDPGGGTFAQNIASKFSEASEIGRDALIASGLVLFVITLLVNGAARAIIARRKEYSGANA; encoded by the coding sequence ATGGACATATCCACTAAGAACACCGAAGCCCCTCCCCCCGTCCCACCGCCGACCGCGGCCGAGCAGAAGCGCGCGGCCCGGGGCGCCACCCGACCCGGTGACCGGATCTTCCTCGGTCTCTCCCGTGGGTCGGGCATCCTGCTGCTCGTGATCATGGCCGCGATCGCGGGCTTCCTGACGTATCGCGCCTCGATGGCGATCAGCAAGGACGAGGCCAACTTCTTCACCGCCTTCGAGTGGAACACCACCCTGCTCCCGCCGAAGTTCGGCATCGCCGTCCTGGCGTTCGGCACGGTCGTCTCCTCGATCATCGCCATGGTGATCGCGGTCCCGATCGCCGTCGCGATCGCGCTGTTCCTCACCCACTACGCCCCGCGCAGACTCAGCGGTCCCATCGCCTATGTGATCGACCTGCTCGCCGCCGTGCCGTCCATCGTCTACGGCCTGTGGGGCGCCCTGATCCTGGTGCCGAACATGACCGGCCTCTTCGGCTGGCTGGACAAGTACCTCGGCTGGACCGGCATCTTCTCCTGGCAGGGCGGCGCGCCCCGCTCGATGCTGACCGTCGGCATCCTGCTCGCGATCATGATCCTGCCGATCATCACCAACGTGAGCCGCGAGGTCTTCCGCCAGGCCCCGCAGATGATCGAGGAGGCGGCCCTCGCCCTCGGCGCCACCCGCTGGGAGGTCATCCGCATGGCGGTGATCCCCTTCGGCCGCTCCGGCGTGATCTCCGCGTCGATGCTCGGCCTCGGCCGCGCGCTCGGCGAGACGATGGCCGTCGCCACCGTGCTCTCGCCGACCTTCGACATCCAGGCCAGCCTGCTCGACCCGGGCGGCGGCACCTTCGCCCAGAACATCGCCAGCAAGTTCAGTGAGGCCAGCGAAATCGGCCGGGACGCGCTCATCGCCTCCGGTCTGGTCCTGTTCGTCATCACCCTGCTGGTCAACGGCGCGGCCCGCGCGATCATCGCCCGCCGCAAGGAGTACTCGGGGGCCAACGCATGA
- the pstS gene encoding phosphate ABC transporter substrate-binding protein PstS, translated as MKLQRMNRRALTLGALAVSGALALTACGSDDTSSGGDSGASSSAAAGNIKCDDAKGQLLADGSSAQKNAIDAWVKQFTQACGVQINYKGSGSGAGITAFTQGQVAFAGSDSALKPEEVTASKKVCTGGQGIDLPMVGGPIAIGFNVPGVDKLVLDAPTLAKIFNDKITNWNDAAIKKLNPDAKLPDLKIQAFHRSEDSGTTDNFTKYLIASAKSDWPYEGGKAWQAKGGQSASGSSGVAQQVKQTSGAIGYMELSYAKDGITPVSIDTGASAPVDATVENATKAIADAKVVGTGTDLALQLNYATKADGAYPITLVTYEVVCDKGNKAETLPATKAFLRFIASEDGQKVLADNDYAPIPDDIIAKVRTTIDGLS; from the coding sequence GTGAAGCTTCAGCGCATGAACCGGCGGGCCCTCACCCTCGGTGCTCTCGCCGTCTCCGGCGCCCTGGCCCTCACGGCGTGCGGCTCCGACGACACCAGCTCCGGCGGGGACAGCGGCGCGTCCTCGTCCGCCGCCGCCGGCAACATCAAGTGCGACGACGCCAAGGGGCAGCTGCTCGCCGACGGCTCGTCCGCGCAGAAGAACGCGATCGACGCCTGGGTCAAGCAGTTCACCCAGGCCTGTGGCGTTCAGATCAACTACAAGGGCAGCGGCTCCGGCGCCGGTATCACCGCGTTCACCCAGGGCCAGGTCGCCTTCGCCGGTTCCGACTCCGCGCTGAAGCCCGAAGAGGTCACCGCCTCCAAGAAGGTCTGCACCGGTGGCCAGGGCATCGACCTCCCGATGGTCGGCGGCCCGATCGCGATCGGCTTCAACGTTCCGGGTGTGGACAAGCTCGTCCTGGACGCGCCGACCCTCGCCAAGATCTTCAACGACAAGATCACGAACTGGAACGACGCGGCGATCAAGAAGCTGAACCCCGACGCGAAGCTTCCCGACCTCAAGATCCAGGCGTTCCACCGCTCCGAGGACTCCGGTACGACGGACAACTTCACCAAGTACCTGATCGCCTCCGCCAAGAGCGACTGGCCCTACGAGGGCGGCAAGGCCTGGCAGGCCAAGGGCGGCCAGTCCGCGTCCGGTTCCTCCGGCGTCGCCCAGCAGGTCAAGCAGACCTCCGGCGCGATCGGCTACATGGAGCTGTCGTACGCCAAGGACGGCATCACCCCGGTCAGCATCGACACGGGCGCCTCCGCCCCGGTCGACGCCACCGTGGAGAACGCCACCAAGGCCATCGCCGACGCCAAGGTCGTCGGCACCGGCACGGACCTGGCGCTGCAGCTGAACTACGCGACCAAGGCCGACGGCGCCTACCCGATCACCCTGGTCACGTACGAGGTCGTCTGCGACAAGGGCAACAAGGCTGAGACCCTGCCCGCCACCAAGGCGTTCCTGCGCTTCATCGCCTCCGAGGACGGCCAGAAGGTCCTCGCGGACAACGACTACGCGCCCATCCCCGACGACATCATCGCCAAGGTCCGCACCACGATCGATGGCCTGAGCTGA
- a CDS encoding FAD-binding oxidoreductase has product MERRTFIGGTATALAAVATGCRTGGGSAASTSASTSRASFRTTSATAANWSALARDLDGLLVRPGDAAWPAARQLYNTRFDSLKPAAVAYVAGGDDIRTALSYARAHSLHVAIRNGGHSYAGWSSGNGRLVIDVSKLNRVRASGGSAVVGAGAKLIDVYRGLAAKGVTIPAGSCPTVGVSGLTLGGGHGVVSRAYGLTCDSLTQATLITADGKQLTANATDHKDLFWALRGAGNGNFGVVTELHFKTHPAPQAVTAYLSWPWSKAAAVMKAWQEWGPSQPDEIWSSLHLAGAPGGHTTVSVAAFSIGTYGELQNAVDRLADKVGAPASSVSLRRRGYEEAMEIYAGCSAFSNDAQCHLPGSTPGRSGQGALGRETYAARSDFFDRSLSPAGIQTLLKQMNSVRGGSGSIAFTALGGAVNRVSPTATAFVHRRSRMLAQYIAAWRAGTSGSTAQAWLTSAHTAMKPHASGAAYQNYTDPTLKNWRTAYYGAAATRLTTIKKQYDPNRFFTYPQAL; this is encoded by the coding sequence ATGGAACGGCGCACGTTCATCGGCGGCACCGCCACCGCACTGGCGGCGGTGGCGACGGGCTGCAGGACCGGCGGCGGCTCCGCCGCGAGTACGTCGGCGTCGACCTCCCGCGCCTCGTTCAGGACGACCAGCGCCACTGCCGCCAACTGGTCGGCCCTCGCCCGCGACCTCGACGGCCTCCTCGTCCGCCCCGGCGACGCCGCCTGGCCGGCCGCCCGCCAGCTCTACAACACCCGCTTCGACTCGCTGAAGCCCGCCGCGGTCGCCTACGTCGCCGGCGGCGACGACATCCGTACGGCCCTGTCCTACGCCCGCGCCCACAGCCTCCACGTGGCGATCCGCAACGGCGGCCACTCCTACGCCGGCTGGTCCTCGGGCAACGGCCGCCTGGTCATCGACGTCTCCAAGCTCAACCGGGTGCGGGCGAGCGGTGGCAGCGCCGTGGTCGGCGCCGGCGCCAAGCTGATCGACGTCTACCGGGGGCTCGCCGCGAAGGGCGTGACGATCCCGGCGGGCTCCTGCCCCACGGTCGGGGTCTCCGGCCTCACCCTCGGCGGCGGCCACGGCGTGGTCTCCCGGGCGTACGGCCTGACCTGCGACAGCCTCACCCAGGCCACCCTGATCACGGCCGACGGCAAGCAGCTCACCGCGAACGCCACCGACCACAAGGACCTCTTCTGGGCCCTGCGCGGCGCCGGCAACGGCAACTTCGGCGTCGTCACCGAACTCCACTTCAAGACCCACCCGGCCCCGCAGGCCGTGACGGCATACCTGTCCTGGCCGTGGTCGAAGGCGGCCGCCGTGATGAAGGCCTGGCAGGAGTGGGGCCCGTCCCAGCCGGACGAGATCTGGTCGTCCCTGCACCTGGCGGGCGCGCCCGGCGGCCACACCACCGTCTCCGTCGCCGCCTTCTCCATCGGCACCTACGGCGAACTCCAGAACGCCGTCGACCGCCTCGCGGACAAGGTCGGAGCCCCGGCGAGCAGCGTCTCGCTGCGGCGCCGCGGCTACGAGGAGGCGATGGAGATCTACGCGGGCTGCTCGGCCTTCTCGAACGACGCGCAGTGCCATCTGCCGGGCTCTACGCCGGGCCGCTCGGGGCAGGGCGCGCTGGGCCGTGAGACCTACGCGGCCCGCTCGGACTTCTTCGACCGCTCGCTCTCCCCGGCCGGCATCCAGACGCTGCTCAAGCAGATGAACTCGGTGCGCGGCGGTTCGGGCAGCATCGCGTTCACGGCACTCGGCGGGGCGGTCAACCGGGTCTCCCCGACGGCGACGGCGTTCGTCCACCGCCGCTCGCGGATGCTGGCCCAGTACATCGCCGCCTGGCGGGCCGGCACCAGCGGCTCGACCGCCCAGGCCTGGCTGACCTCGGCCCACACCGCGATGAAGCCGCACGCCTCGGGCGCGGCCTACCAGAACTACACGGACCCGACCCTGAAGAACTGGCGCACGGCGTACTACGGCGCCGCGGCGACCCGCCTGACCACGATCAAGAAGCAGTACGACCCGAACCGCTTCTTCACGTATCCCCAGGCGCTGTGA
- a CDS encoding phosphatase PAP2 family protein: protein MAGLAESGSNPDVDLLYDINGLAKDAPAWFDRGMEYVGEYGLLLAMVLLVLWCWWSVRRRGAEDAASSVASLVWAPLAAGVAVLVNVPIRGFVERPRPFRTHEGLDVLVSGKTDYSFVSDHATITMAMAVALFVANRKFGLLGLGLALLEGFCRIYMGVHYPTDVVGGFALGTAVALLLSPVATALLTPLTKAIERSPRAGRLIRARGRSYDGRDAVVPGAHKEPTGTEERDLAA, encoded by the coding sequence ATGGCTGGACTCGCAGAATCCGGGTCGAACCCTGACGTCGATCTGCTGTACGACATCAACGGCCTCGCCAAGGACGCCCCCGCCTGGTTCGACCGGGGCATGGAGTACGTCGGCGAGTACGGCCTGCTGCTCGCCATGGTGCTGCTCGTGCTGTGGTGCTGGTGGTCGGTGCGCCGGCGGGGTGCCGAGGACGCGGCGTCGTCCGTGGCCTCACTCGTCTGGGCGCCGCTGGCAGCCGGCGTCGCGGTCCTGGTGAACGTGCCGATACGGGGCTTCGTCGAGCGGCCCCGGCCCTTCCGCACCCACGAGGGGCTCGACGTCCTGGTCTCCGGCAAGACGGACTACTCGTTCGTCAGCGACCACGCGACGATCACCATGGCCATGGCCGTCGCCCTGTTCGTCGCCAACCGCAAGTTCGGGCTTCTCGGCCTCGGACTCGCGCTGCTCGAGGGCTTCTGCCGGATCTACATGGGCGTGCACTACCCGACCGACGTCGTGGGCGGGTTCGCGCTCGGTACCGCTGTCGCGCTGCTGCTGTCCCCGGTGGCCACGGCCCTGCTGACGCCGCTCACCAAGGCGATCGAGCGGTCCCCGCGGGCCGGCCGGCTGATCCGGGCCCGGGGGCGGTCGTACGACGGGCGGGACGCGGTGGTCCCGGGGGCGCACAAGGAGCCGACGGGGACCGAGGAGCGGGACCTGGCCGCGTAG
- a CDS encoding bifunctional lytic transglycosylase/C40 family peptidase codes for MAEGRLTVRKAWIVGGAALGAGLGFVMLLVVGVFVVAGNLANEAGGGTKTLAKGAVPVAYRELVQKWGNKCPAINPALLAAQLYQESGFNPKAQSAAAAQGIAQFIPGTWAAHGVDGDGDGDKDVWDPKDAIPSAAEYDCSLASYVRNVPGNLTENMLASYNAGAYAVIKYGGVPPYQETRNYVKTITTLEESFAAPVSRVDPSEQAAGAIYYSQKKLGTPYLWGGNGTAADGGRFDCSGLTKAAYESVGITLPRVANDQYNAGPHPSRDELLPGDLVFFSDDLGNSRAIRHVGIYVGGGYMIDAPRTGAVIRFDPIDTPDYFGATRVTEDGAKALPTTV; via the coding sequence GTGGCCGAGGGGCGGTTGACGGTGCGTAAGGCGTGGATCGTGGGGGGTGCCGCCCTGGGGGCGGGACTCGGCTTCGTGATGCTGCTCGTCGTCGGCGTGTTCGTGGTCGCCGGGAACCTGGCCAACGAGGCCGGCGGTGGCACCAAGACGCTGGCCAAGGGGGCCGTGCCCGTCGCCTACCGAGAGCTCGTGCAGAAGTGGGGCAACAAGTGCCCCGCCATCAATCCGGCGCTGCTCGCCGCCCAGCTCTACCAGGAGAGCGGGTTCAATCCGAAGGCCCAGAGCGCGGCGGCCGCCCAGGGGATAGCGCAGTTCATTCCCGGGACGTGGGCCGCGCACGGGGTCGACGGTGACGGCGACGGCGACAAGGACGTATGGGATCCGAAGGACGCGATTCCGTCCGCCGCGGAATACGACTGCTCACTCGCCTCGTATGTGAGGAACGTTCCCGGGAATCTGACCGAAAACATGCTGGCCTCGTACAACGCGGGGGCCTACGCGGTCATCAAGTACGGGGGTGTGCCGCCGTACCAGGAGACCCGGAACTACGTGAAGACGATCACGACCCTGGAGGAGAGCTTCGCGGCTCCCGTGAGCCGGGTCGATCCGTCCGAGCAGGCGGCCGGCGCCATCTACTACTCCCAGAAGAAGCTCGGCACGCCCTACCTGTGGGGTGGCAACGGGACAGCCGCGGACGGCGGGCGGTTCGACTGTTCCGGGCTGACCAAGGCCGCTTACGAGAGTGTGGGCATCACACTTCCGCGGGTCGCCAACGATCAGTACAACGCCGGTCCGCACCCCTCACGGGACGAACTGCTGCCTGGTGATCTGGTGTTCTTCTCGGACGACCTCGGCAACTCCCGGGCCATCCGTCATGTGGGGATTTATGTAGGTGGCGGGTACATGATCGACGCGCCGAGAACAGGGGCTGTGATCCGGTTCGACCCGATCGACACCCCCGACTACTTCGGGGCCACGAGGGTGACGGAAGATGGCGCGAAAGCGCTCCCCACGACGGTGTGA